The DNA sequence ACGAGGACGGTCGGTTTCCCCTCTGCTTTTTTCCAGGAGCCGTAGACAATCGGATGTCCCGCGGTTTCGATGAGTTGGCTTTCCAGACCAGCGGCTTCCATCTGCTGCTGGACAAATTCGGCTCCCCGCCGGGTTTCGGCTTTAAGAGTCGAGTCGGCACTCACACTGGGAATTTTTAAAAACTCAACCAGTTCTCCGACAAACCGATCCTGATGTTGCTCTAAATAATCGCGAACATGCTCAACCATTGTTTTCCTGTAACCCCGATCCTGCTAAGTTATGATAAACATGAAGGTGAGAGAGATTCCGTGATCTAATTATCGAATCCCGAGTATAAGATGCCGGCAACCATTTGAGTATAGAAGTCATCCATGAAAAATGCAGATGTCGCAATAATTGGTGGGGGTATCGTCGGGCTGGCGACCGGCTGGCAGATCACGCAGCGCTTTCCCCAGACCTCTGTGCTGATCCTCGAAAAAGAAAACGAACTGGCCCTGCATCAGACAGGGCATAACTCCGGGGTCCTGCATTCGGGAATCTATTACAAGCCTGGTTCGCTGCGTGCTGTCAACTGCCGCGAAGGCATCAAGGCGATGAAAGCCTTCTGCACTGCCGAGGAGATTCCCTGGGACGAGTGCGGCAAAGTGATCGTGGCTGTCGACGAAAGCGAGTTCGGTGCCCTGGATAATATCTTTGAGCGGGGACAGCAGAACGGTGTCGTCTGTGAAATGATCGACGAGGCCCGGCTCAAAGAATACGAACCGCACGTGGCAGGCATCCGTGGGATTCATGTTCCCGAAACAGGCATTGTCGATTACAGGCAGGTGGCGGTCCGGCTGGGTGAGCGGATTCAGGAAAAGGGGCATCTGATCCAGACCGGTGCGGAGGTTTTCGGGATCAAACATCATGCGGATGGCATTACCCTGCAGACCAGAGCCGGTGACTTTACCGCGAAACAGGTCATCAACTGTGGCGGACTGTTCAGCGACCGCGTGGCTCGACTGGGGGGCGCCCATCCCGATTCTAAGATTGTCCCGTTCCGGGGGGAGTACTATGAACTCAAGCCGGAAGCGGAGCACCTGTGTAAATCATTGATCTATCCGGTTCCCAATCCTGAGTTCCCCTTTCTGGGAGTGCATTTTACCCGAATGATTCATGGCGGCGTGGAATGTGGTCCGAATGCCGTCTGGGCGTTCGCCCGTGAAGGTTATACGAAATCAAACATCAATCTGCGTGACCTGCTGGAAGCAGCCACCTATCCCGGCTTTCTCAAGATGGCCTGCAAATACTGGAAGACCGGTCTGGGCGAAATGTGGCGCTCCTTCAGCAAGCCTGCGTTTGTTGAAGCGCTGCAGCGGCTGATTCCCGAGATCCGGTCCGAGCATCTGGTCTCTGCTCCAGCGGGTGTGCGGGCGCAGGCACTCGGTCCCGATGGCTCGCTGGTCGACGATTTTCTGATTGACGAATCCGATCGCATGATCAACGTGTTAAACGCCCCCTCGCCGGCAGCGACATCTTCGCTCCGCATCGGTCAGTCGATTGTCGATCTGCTTGCACCCCGGATTGAATAACGGAAAGTTCCCGCGATGACCGCCACGCTGATCACCATCTGGGGCTATGCGACGCTTGTCTTCTGGCTTGTTCTGCTGGGGCCATCACTGGTGACAATGCTGCAGAAACAGATCTCCCGCTGTGTGAACCGGACTGCGATTCCTGACCAGTGGCCGCGGATTTCTGTGATAGTGCCCGCGAAGGATGAAGCAGCGACAATCGAAGTGAACCTGAATTCCCTGCTGGCTTCTGACTATCCCAATCTCGAAATCATCGCGGTCAACGATCGCTCCACAGATGAGACCGGCGCGATGATGGAGCGGGTCGCCGCCCGGGCTGCGGCAGAGAACCGGGTTCAGATGCAGGTCCTGCACATCGAAGAACTGCCCGCTGACTGGCTGGGGAAATCCCATGCGATGCACCAGGCGGCCCAACAGGCTACCGGAGAACTGCTGCTGTTTACCGATGGGGATATTATCTTTTCGCCGCAGGCTATTACGCATGCGACCCGAATCTTTTTGGATCAGCAACTCGATCATCTGGCACTGCTCCCCCGACTGGCAAGGGGAGGTCTGTTCGAGCGGGCCTTCGTGACTTACTTCGGCTTTCTGCTCGCCTCGGGAACATTTTTCTGGCTGATCCCGACCCGCTGGAAACATGCCTATGTGGGCATCGGTGCTTTCAATCTGCTGAAGCGATCTGTCTACCAGGCGACCGGCGGGCTGGAAACGATTCGGCTCGATGTACTGGATGACATCAAGCTGGGAAAGCTGATCAAGCAGAGTGGTTATCAGCAGGATGTCTACCTGGGAATTGATGAACTCCAGGTTCGCTGGCAGCCCTCAGCCTGGGCAGTCATCACCGGAATTGAAAAGAACGCCTTTGCCTCACTCTACTATTCGGTTCGCAGACTCTGTTTTGTCACGACGCTGTACGTTCTCTTTTTTCTGTTACCGTTCGTGATGCCCTTCATGTTTCCCCTGACAGAGACGGTCGGCTTTCTGGCGACACTCGTATTGTTGCACCTGACTTACGGGCTGCTCGGCTGGATCTTTTCCTCCGGACTGGCAATCACCCCGTTTCTGCTCTACGCCTCGCTGGCACTCACCTTCGCCTTCTGGCGTTCCGCCTGGATCACACTCAAGAACGGAGGCGTACGCTGGCGCGATACGATCTATCCCCTGGATCTGCTGAAGCGGCATCTGTATTGAAAAGTCTATTGAATACCTAAGCTACCATTCCTATCAACCAACGTTGATCCCAAGCCTTGCATTGCGCGATCAGCGATCCGACTGTCTGCCCGGCGTTCAGCCCGGGGGCTGTTTCTGCCCTGCCGAACTTCTATCCGACTTGCATTAAGCTGAGAAAACGCCTGCATTTCGTACAACCAGTATGACTGGCACGGAAACTGCTTTTCATGTTCAGGCAATACAGGCTTCCTCAAGCAGATCGCTGACGAGTGAGGAAGCGACCTGAAGATACATCAGATTACAGTGAAGTCAATTTGCTCATAAGTGGCCCGCTCAGACGTCAGTGAGGACAGGGTTCGCACTAAGGAAAGCACAGGAGAAAATCATGTCTTTAATGAAACTCAGCTCTGCAACAGCACTGGCCGCTCTGGTTCTCGTTGGATGCCAGGCCAATTCCGAATCGATCGAAGAAGCCCGTAAGGAAATCGATAAGGCGAAACAGGAAGGGCAGCAGCAGGTTGCAGAAGCCAAACAGGATGCGGAAGAACGCGTTCATGAAACCCGCCGTATCGGCACCGAACAGATCCAGGAAGAAATGAAAGAGCTGGAAGAAGCACAGCGCGAAGGGGAAGCTCCGGAAGAGATCAGTGAAGAACGTCATGATGTAGAAAAGGCCAAACGCGAGCTGGATAAAGCTCTGGCAGCGGCACAGATGGCAGCTAAGCAGGACGTTCAGGAAGCA is a window from the Gimesia benthica genome containing:
- the lhgO gene encoding L-2-hydroxyglutarate oxidase, which gives rise to MKNADVAIIGGGIVGLATGWQITQRFPQTSVLILEKENELALHQTGHNSGVLHSGIYYKPGSLRAVNCREGIKAMKAFCTAEEIPWDECGKVIVAVDESEFGALDNIFERGQQNGVVCEMIDEARLKEYEPHVAGIRGIHVPETGIVDYRQVAVRLGERIQEKGHLIQTGAEVFGIKHHADGITLQTRAGDFTAKQVINCGGLFSDRVARLGGAHPDSKIVPFRGEYYELKPEAEHLCKSLIYPVPNPEFPFLGVHFTRMIHGGVECGPNAVWAFAREGYTKSNINLRDLLEAATYPGFLKMACKYWKTGLGEMWRSFSKPAFVEALQRLIPEIRSEHLVSAPAGVRAQALGPDGSLVDDFLIDESDRMINVLNAPSPAATSSLRIGQSIVDLLAPRIE
- a CDS encoding glycosyltransferase, which produces MTATLITIWGYATLVFWLVLLGPSLVTMLQKQISRCVNRTAIPDQWPRISVIVPAKDEAATIEVNLNSLLASDYPNLEIIAVNDRSTDETGAMMERVAARAAAENRVQMQVLHIEELPADWLGKSHAMHQAAQQATGELLLFTDGDIIFSPQAITHATRIFLDQQLDHLALLPRLARGGLFERAFVTYFGFLLASGTFFWLIPTRWKHAYVGIGAFNLLKRSVYQATGGLETIRLDVLDDIKLGKLIKQSGYQQDVYLGIDELQVRWQPSAWAVITGIEKNAFASLYYSVRRLCFVTTLYVLFFLLPFVMPFMFPLTETVGFLATLVLLHLTYGLLGWIFSSGLAITPFLLYASLALTFAFWRSAWITLKNGGVRWRDTIYPLDLLKRHLY
- a CDS encoding coiled-coil domain-containing protein; this encodes MSLMKLSSATALAALVLVGCQANSESIEEARKEIDKAKQEGQQQVAEAKQDAEERVHETRRIGTEQIQEEMKELEEAQREGEAPEEISEERHDVEKAKRELDKALAAAQMAAKQDVQEAKKDADERVAEARKNLAQTKVDALKNANERIAAIQKTISQEKKDVVEAEKQVAEAKQKLESASDKEKADAQDELNNAQESLKAQQEDVSAAEKRLKEAQEELKKVESLIDA